The following proteins are co-located in the Spinactinospora alkalitolerans genome:
- a CDS encoding helix-turn-helix domain-containing protein, which produces MEEPRRSPTVRRRRLSAELKRRREAAGYTVQAVAAATSLSRGKVTYIETNRWTRPTSDDVTELLDLYKTGPEEKAALLDLVRDARQRGWWAKYSDVLGSGTYTGLEAEASRLRSYDCLLIPGLLQTPDYAEAIMRVGLIKDEEEIQRRLEARRARQAVLNRDDAPVIEAVIDEAALHRLVGGASVMRDQLLRLIEANKQPSIDVRILPNSSGAHQAMTGQFVIIDFPEEEDTPAVFIESAHNGLFLEESEEIESYSLIYDSARSAALDVEKSNALMTELIDRLLE; this is translated from the coding sequence GTGGAGGAGCCCCGACGCAGCCCTACCGTCCGGAGAAGGCGACTGAGCGCGGAGCTCAAGCGCCGCCGTGAGGCTGCCGGTTACACGGTCCAAGCGGTCGCTGCGGCCACGAGTCTGAGCCGGGGCAAGGTCACCTATATCGAGACCAACAGGTGGACCCGTCCGACCAGCGACGACGTGACCGAACTACTCGACCTCTACAAGACCGGCCCTGAAGAGAAGGCCGCCCTCCTTGACCTCGTCCGCGACGCCCGGCAGCGAGGGTGGTGGGCGAAGTACTCCGATGTCCTCGGCTCCGGTACCTACACCGGGTTGGAAGCTGAGGCTTCGCGCCTGCGCTCCTACGACTGCCTGCTGATCCCCGGACTTCTGCAGACTCCCGACTACGCCGAAGCCATCATGCGGGTCGGGCTTATCAAGGATGAAGAAGAGATCCAGCGCCGGTTGGAAGCACGAAGAGCCCGCCAGGCAGTCCTGAACCGCGATGACGCACCGGTGATCGAGGCCGTGATAGACGAAGCGGCGCTGCACAGGCTGGTCGGCGGAGCCTCCGTAATGAGAGACCAGCTACTACGGCTCATCGAGGCGAACAAGCAGCCGAGCATCGATGTACGGATCCTGCCCAACTCCAGTGGTGCCCACCAGGCGATGACCGGACAGTTCGTGATCATCGACTTCCCCGAGGAAGAGGACACCCCGGCCGTTTTCATCGAGAGCGCACACAATGGCCTCTTCCTGGAGGAGTCGGAAGAAATCGAGAGTTATAGCCTCATCTACGACAGCGCACGCTCGGCAGCTCTTGACGTTGAGAAATCAAACGCGCTGATGACCGAGCTCATCGATCGGCTACTGGAGTGA